TTCTATCAATTGTCTATGAAGAGCTTTATAGAGAATTGAGTCAGAAAAATCTTTCTACCAGGTCATTAAGATATAGAAAAGTTGCAGAGTGTAAAAATTTGCCAGATTTTAAGTTTAAGGAATTGATTTTTGCAGGTTTTTTTGCTTTTACAGTTTCTGAAAAGAGAATTTTAGAGAAACTATCTAATTTTGAAAATTTTTATTTTGTTTTTCAAAAAGCACCAGAGTTCGATGAAAAAATTTTAAATAAAATAAATGTCTACAGTTGTCCTGATACCCATGCTGAGATAAAAATTGCAGGAAAAATTATAGAGAGTTCAACGATAGATGAAAAGACAGTTGTAGTTTTGCCGAAATCCGACAATCTCTTCCCTCTTTTAAGGCAGGGTATTCCATTTTTGAGAGAAGAAGATTATAACATCTCAATGGGTTATCCTTTAAACAGAACTCCAATTTATGGTTTTTTCAACAATTTATTTGAAGTTTTAAACTCAATTGAAGACAACCAACTCTATACACCTTCATATTTAAAATTTATTCTTCATCCTTATACAAAAAATGTAATTATTAAAAAAAGCGCTGAAATAAGCAGGATAATCTTCCATGAAATTGAAAATTTATTAATTTCTAAAGAGCTTTCCTTTGTTGAACTTGAATGGATAGAAAAGGAAGCATCAGTAATATTAGCCCAAAAATTGGAAAGTTTTAATCTCTCAGCTTACGAGATAAAAAAGCATTTTGAGACTATTCACAACAACACGATAAAAAAGTTTACCACAATTAAAAATATTGAAGAATTCATAAAAAGCTGTAGGGATGTGCTTGTCTTTATTTATGAAAATACAACAGCCAGATTTCATCCTTTTTTCTATCCCTATGTGGAAGCCTTTATTGCCCAATTTGATAAACTTCAGAATTCTGTGATAAAAAACTTTAAATTTGAGCATTTAGAGTCTTACTTTAACTTTTTTAAGAATCTTATAGCCCATGAAAATGTTCCCTTTCCTGGTACACCTTTAAAAGGATTACAGATACTTGGATTTCTTGAAACAAGAAATTTAAAATTTAAAAAAGTTATATTTCTTGATTTAAATGAAGGAGTTTTTCCTCCCCTTTCAGAAGATTATCTTATGCCTTATAAAATAAGAAAAATTCTTGGTCTATCTACTTATCAAGACAGAGAAAAACTTATATATTATTACTTTTCTCTTTTAGTTGATGGTGCTGAAGAGGTACATCTTTGCTACATAAAGAATGATAGATTTGAAAGATCAAGATTTATTGAAAAACTTATATGGGAAGCAGAAAAGAGAAAAGCTCAAAAAATGGAAATACCAATAAAATCGCTCTCATGGTCAGTAAATCTTTCATCAAAACTGCCAGCTGAAGTTGTTAAAACAGAACAAATAATGTCAGTCATAAATAATCTCTGCTTTTCACCTTCTGCAATTGATGATTATCTTCAATGCGGGCTGAGATTTTATTACTCCCATGTGCTTAAACTGGAAAGAAAAAGAGAGATTTCTGCAGATATTGAACGCTCTGATATTGGAACTATTGTTCATGAAGCACTCAGGGAATATTTTAAGTTGAGGAAAAACAAGAAACTCACTCCTCATGATTTTGGAAATGAGATAGAGAAGATTGTTCAAGATATCTTTTTTAGAAGATATGGAAGCAAAATAAGGGGCAAAGTGTATTTAATAAAAATTCAGATAATTCAAAGACTTTTGCAGTTGATCGAGTATTACAGAAAATTGAGCATAGAGCATCGTTTAAAAGTTCTTGAAGTGGAAGAACTTATAGAAGAAAATCTTTTTAACTCTATTTTCAAATATAGAATAGACTTAGTTGAAAGTATAGACGAATCTATCACAATTGTAGACTATAAGATATCAGGGTCTGAGCAACAGTACAGAATAAGATTTGATAAACTTGATCTATCAAATAGACAGAGCTGGTCTGCATGCATAGGTAGTCTTCAGATTCCTCTATATATGCTACTTTATGCTAAAAAACATAGGCTAAATATTTTTAATCTTAAAGGTTGTTATCTCTTACTTGGTAAAGCATTAATCAATGATGATGAAATAAGATTTGATCCTTTCCCTGAAGTCAACAAAGAAGAATACATAACAGCTGTATCAACTGTATTAGAAACACTTCTCAGTGAGATAAAAAATAAAGATATACCCTTTTACCCCACCTCTGACTTTAAAACAAAGTGTAAGCTCTGCGATTATCAATTAATCTGTGGTACCTTTACAACTCCTTCAAAAACCTCCTCTGCAGGACCTGTCATATAGACATGTCCATCTTCTGCCCATTCTATCAGTAAATCACCACCAAGAAGGTGAACAGTAACTTTTCTCTCTGTTAATTCCTTTACCATTGCAGCTACTGCAGTTGCACAGGCTCCTGTTCCACAGGCAAGAGTTTCTCCAGCTCCTCTTTCCCACACACGCATTACTATCTCATGAGGATTCTTTACAAAAGCAAATTCCACATTTGTTCTTTTAGGAAAAATCGGATGATTTTCAATGAGGGGACCGTATTTTGAAACAGCAAAGTTTTTTGGATCCTCTTCAAGAAATATTACTGCATGCGGATTCCCCATACTGACACAATTAAGTTTAGCATGCCAACCTGCGACCTCAAGTAAGAGGTCAAATGCTTTTTGTCCTTCCGCATCTACAGGAATCTTTTGAGGGCTGAATTCAGGTTTTCCCATATCAACCTGAACAAGCGGTCCTACTTTTTTAGGCTTTATAATGCCTGCAAGTGTTTCCACTTCAAGAATTTCTTTATCGGATAATCCTCTATCCCATATATATTTTGCAAAACATCTTATTCCATTTCCACACATTTCTACTTCTGAGCCATCGGCATTAAAAATTCTCATTTTGAAATCCGCAATCTGAGAAGGGTAAAGGAGTAAAAGCTGGTCGGCTCCAATCCCAAAGCGTCTATCACAGTATTTGACTGCAAATTTTTCAGGTTCTGTTAGTTTTTGATTAAGACAGTCAATTAATATAAAATCATTTCCAAGACCATGCATTTTTACAAAACTAATCTTTTCCATTAGAGCAAATCCTCCGGTATTATTTCATTTCTTATTAAATCTTTATAGGTTTCACGCTTTCTTATCAGACTGAATCTATCTCCTTTTACAAGCACTTCCGCTGCTCTTGGGCGACTGTTGTAGTTTGATGACATACTGAATCCATAAGCTCCAGCACTCATTACAGCAAGATATTCTCCAGCTGATACTTTTTCAATTTCTCTGTCCTTTGCTAGAAAGTCTCCTGACTCACATATAGGACCAACTATATCTGCTGTAATCTTTTTTCTTTTTCCATGAGTTACGGGCATGATTTCATGATAAGAGCCATATAAAGTAGGTCTTATAAGATCATTCATACCTGCATCTACAACTATAAAATTTTTTATATCTGTTTCTTTTATATACAAAACCTTTGTAACAAGAATTCCGGCATTGCCAACAATTGATCTTCCCGGTTCCACTATTAATTTACCTTTCTGATTTTTAATGAGAGGGATTAAAGCATTCGCAAGCTCTTTTGGATGAGGAGGCTCTTCATCTTTATAAGTAATTCCAAGACCTCCACCAATGTCAATATACTCTATATCAACATCTGCCTGAACAAGTCTTTCGTAAAGTTCAAGAAGTTTTTTTAATGCTTCAACATAAGCA
The nucleotide sequence above comes from Thermodesulfovibrio aggregans. Encoded proteins:
- a CDS encoding PD-(D/E)XK nuclease family protein, with translation MIDELNFLKKEQIIEIKSSDDIIKKVMNIFLNEGYDFSETFIVFPGKRPSYYLKKILAQKIKQSYIPPKIFSIDEFIDFIFRKISTASQIEPFEAVGIIYEICLKHNLLTEFFKKFDNFISYGFKLFNLLEELYIEDVSVNKLKEVETLINVPVKSQEKLRFLSIVYEELYRELSQKNLSTRSLRYRKVAECKNLPDFKFKELIFAGFFAFTVSEKRILEKLSNFENFYFVFQKAPEFDEKILNKINVYSCPDTHAEIKIAGKIIESSTIDEKTVVVLPKSDNLFPLLRQGIPFLREEDYNISMGYPLNRTPIYGFFNNLFEVLNSIEDNQLYTPSYLKFILHPYTKNVIIKKSAEISRIIFHEIENLLISKELSFVELEWIEKEASVILAQKLESFNLSAYEIKKHFETIHNNTIKKFTTIKNIEEFIKSCRDVLVFIYENTTARFHPFFYPYVEAFIAQFDKLQNSVIKNFKFEHLESYFNFFKNLIAHENVPFPGTPLKGLQILGFLETRNLKFKKVIFLDLNEGVFPPLSEDYLMPYKIRKILGLSTYQDREKLIYYYFSLLVDGAEEVHLCYIKNDRFERSRFIEKLIWEAEKRKAQKMEIPIKSLSWSVNLSSKLPAEVVKTEQIMSVINNLCFSPSAIDDYLQCGLRFYYSHVLKLERKREISADIERSDIGTIVHEALREYFKLRKNKKLTPHDFGNEIEKIVQDIFFRRYGSKIRGKVYLIKIQIIQRLLQLIEYYRKLSIEHRLKVLEVEELIEENLFNSIFKYRIDLVESIDESITIVDYKISGSEQQYRIRFDKLDLSNRQSWSACIGSLQIPLYMLLYAKKHRLNIFNLKGCYLLLGKALINDDEIRFDPFPEVNKEEYITAVSTVLETLLSEIKNKDIPFYPTSDFKTKCKLCDYQLICGTFTTPSKTSSAGPVI
- the dapF gene encoding diaminopimelate epimerase; the encoded protein is MSFVKMHGLGNDFILIDCLNQKLTEPEKFAVKYCDRRFGIGADQLLLLYPSQIADFKMRIFNADGSEVEMCGNGIRCFAKYIWDRGLSDKEILEVETLAGIIKPKKVGPLVQVDMGKPEFSPQKIPVDAEGQKAFDLLLEVAGWHAKLNCVSMGNPHAVIFLEEDPKNFAVSKYGPLIENHPIFPKRTNVEFAFVKNPHEIVMRVWERGAGETLACGTGACATAVAAMVKELTERKVTVHLLGGDLLIEWAEDGHVYMTGPAEEVFEGVVKVPQIN
- the lysA gene encoding diaminopimelate decarboxylase; translated protein: MHFFSYKNGDLYAEDVPVKELIKEFGTPLYIYSYGTLIRHIRAYEEAFCEVPHIICYAVKANSNLAILSLFAQLGIGADIVSGGELFRALKAGIKPFRIVFAGVGKSEEEIEYALKNNILMFNVESEAELYKINEIAKKLKKQARVALRVNPDIDPKTHKYIATGLKTSKFGIPIGKALEYYKLAKSLENVKVIGIHKHIGSQITEINAYVEALKKLLELYERLVQADVDIEYIDIGGGLGITYKDEEPPHPKELANALIPLIKNQKGKLIVEPGRSIVGNAGILVTKVLYIKETDIKNFIVVDAGMNDLIRPTLYGSYHEIMPVTHGKRKKITADIVGPICESGDFLAKDREIEKVSAGEYLAVMSAGAYGFSMSSNYNSRPRAAEVLVKGDRFSLIRKRETYKDLIRNEIIPEDLL